One part of the Desulfuromonadaceae bacterium genome encodes these proteins:
- a CDS encoding NADH peroxidase gives MKKFVCTVCGYVHEGDAPPAACPQCGVGSDKFEEQSGELAWADEHRVGVAKDVDAEVLDGLRANFTGECTEIGMYLAMSRQADREGYPEIAEAYKRIAFEEADHAARFAELLGEVVHADTKKNLQLRVEAENGACAGKKKIATRAKELGYDAIHDTVHEMCKDEARHGQAFAGLLKRYFA, from the coding sequence ATGAAAAAATTTGTCTGTACGGTTTGTGGTTATGTTCATGAAGGTGATGCTCCCCCGGCAGCCTGCCCGCAGTGCGGCGTCGGTTCCGATAAATTTGAAGAGCAAAGTGGTGAACTGGCGTGGGCGGATGAGCACCGTGTCGGTGTCGCAAAGGATGTGGACGCCGAGGTTCTTGACGGATTGCGCGCCAACTTCACCGGTGAGTGCACCGAAATCGGCATGTATCTGGCGATGAGTCGTCAGGCCGACCGCGAGGGTTATCCCGAGATCGCCGAGGCGTACAAACGTATCGCGTTCGAAGAGGCCGACCATGCCGCCCGGTTCGCCGAGCTGCTTGGCGAGGTGGTTCATGCCGACACCAAAAAGAACCTCCAATTGCGGGTCGAGGCCGAGAACGGCGCCTGCGCCGGCAAGAAGAAGATCGCGACCCGCGCCAAAGAGCTGGGATACGATGCGATCCACGACACTGTTCACGAGATGTGCAAGGATGAAGCGCGTCACGGACAGGCGTTCGCCGGGTTGCTGAAGCGCTACTTCGCTTAA